A window of the Lolium perenne isolate Kyuss_39 chromosome 7, Kyuss_2.0, whole genome shotgun sequence genome harbors these coding sequences:
- the LOC139833635 gene encoding uncharacterized protein, which yields MHIRTELGKIKKHDYPNTTAYFNKVKSLSDVLSSIGQPLRPNKFNTFIVAGLDSNYDTLADRIGARPVYNPLPARDVYAQLLNTEQRVEARRSEASLGNHHTNLSSRPGGGHAPSRQQEHPQQYFAPNGGRQQGYGGPQQGQQERPTGTGGTRPTCQICGKVGHVASCCFKRYDNNYLSIDNDGHNKERQLATLSTTTTRSTSSFHVDSADTGATDHLTNDLNNVTMREQYDGKYNVQTANGSGFQGGSS from the exons ATGCACATCCGCACCGAGCTTGGCAAGATCAAGAAGCACGACTACCCCAACACCACCGCCTACTTCAACAAGGTCAAATCCTTGTCTGACGTGTTGTCCTCTATTGGGCAGCCCCTGCGGCCGAACAAGTTCAACACCTTCATAGTCGCCGGCCTGGATAGCAACTATGACACTCTCGCAGATCGCATCGGTGCTCGTCCCGTCTACAACCCATTACCTGCCCGAGATGTCTATGCACAGCTGCTCAATACTGAGCAGCGTGTCGAGGCGCGTCGCTCCGAGGCTAGCCTTGGCAATCACCACACCAACCTCTCCTCACGGCCAGGAGGTGGTCACGCTCCTTCTCGTCAGCAAGAGCATCCGCAACAGTACTTTGCGCCGAACGGTGGTCGTCAGCAAGGATACGGTGGTCCTCAGCAAGGTCAACAGGAACGCCCTACAGGTACAGGTGGTACACGCCCCACTTGTCAGATTTGCGGCAAGGTTGGTCATGTCGCCTCCTGCTGCTTCAAGCGATATGACAATAACTACCTCAGCATCGACAATGATGGACACAATAAGGAGCGCCAACTTGCCACACTTTCTACCACGACCACGAGGTCTACTTCATCTTTCCATGTCGACTCtgctgatactggagcaaccgatCATCTCACCAACGACCTCAACAACGTTACTATGAGGGAACAATATGATGGCAAGTACAATGTCCAAACTGCCAATG GATCGGGATTCCAGGGAGGTTCTTCTTAG